The Streptomyces sp. NBC_00102 genome segment GTGAGCGAGATACGTCCGCTCAGCACGGAGGAGACGATGACGCGCGCGGGCGAGGCCGTCGATCACCTCGACGGTGTGCAGTCGAAGGCGTCCACCACGGTCGCCTTCGACTTCGGCCGCATCACGCTGGACGAGCGCTCCGTGCTGTACCTCTTCGGGGCGCCCGGCCAGGAGCGTTTCTGGTTCCTGTGGGACCGCCTCTTCTCGGGCACGCTGGGCGCCGTCGTGCTGGTCGACACCCGTCGGCTCGCGGACTCCTGGTACGCCATCGACCGCCTGGAGCACCACGGCACGCCGTTCATCGTGGCGTGCAACGACTTCGGCGGCCCGCTCCACACCGAGCAGCAGATCCGTGACGCCCTCGACCTGTCGGAGGACGTCCCACTGGTGGAGTGCGACGCACGCGACCGGTCGTCCAGCAAGTACGTCCTGATCACGCTGGTCGAGCAT includes the following:
- a CDS encoding ATP/GTP-binding protein; translation: MDSATSDHAALGATADNGLKIVVVGGFGVGKTTMVRSVSEIRPLSTEETMTRAGEAVDHLDGVQSKASTTVAFDFGRITLDERSVLYLFGAPGQERFWFLWDRLFSGTLGAVVLVDTRRLADSWYAIDRLEHHGTPFIVACNDFGGPLHTEQQIRDALDLSEDVPLVECDARDRSSSKYVLITLVEHLHALSAARARTPEGALAGAPEAAGRTPETTS